A DNA window from Oligoflexia bacterium contains the following coding sequences:
- a CDS encoding HNH endonuclease signature motif containing protein: protein MIHETQIRNLRKLSSKDLVLEAKSSVKAETAKTLWILHVLREIERRRAFAEEAYPSLIEFCVGELKYSRGAAYRRINAMRLLKDHPELEDKLANGIFELSALASAQSYFYAEAKESQPLSHNAKCEILGVLETKSTIEAQIYLNQLSPRPLMKERIKQITEDISEMRLPMPKRVKDKIDRFKDLLSYKNNNLKTIDVIEEALDRAISQLEKQERKLNNQLEKQDQMLNNQCEPQSKILEQKKCPLADTVRSTQAVLRSTRRQVFHRDANRCSYIYPTTMKRCASRSRLEVDHIAPRALGGSNDLSNLRLLCRVHNIHAAVTVFGLGHMDKFIN, encoded by the coding sequence ATGATTCATGAAACTCAAATCAGAAACTTAAGAAAACTTTCAAGCAAAGATCTTGTTTTAGAAGCTAAAAGTTCAGTAAAGGCAGAAACTGCAAAAACTCTTTGGATTTTGCATGTACTAAGAGAAATTGAAAGACGACGAGCATTTGCAGAGGAGGCTTACCCAAGTTTGATCGAGTTTTGTGTTGGAGAATTAAAATATTCGCGTGGGGCAGCATACAGAAGAATCAATGCCATGAGACTTCTCAAAGATCATCCAGAATTAGAAGATAAATTAGCCAATGGAATATTTGAACTCTCAGCTTTAGCTTCGGCACAAAGCTATTTTTATGCAGAAGCTAAAGAAAGCCAGCCTTTGAGCCATAATGCAAAGTGTGAAATTCTTGGTGTTTTGGAAACAAAATCAACGATAGAAGCACAAATTTATTTAAATCAGCTATCACCACGTCCATTAATGAAAGAAAGAATCAAACAAATTACTGAGGATATTTCTGAAATGCGACTTCCCATGCCTAAGCGCGTGAAAGATAAGATTGATAGGTTTAAAGATCTACTCTCGTACAAGAATAACAATCTTAAAACTATTGATGTGATCGAGGAGGCTCTCGATAGGGCTATTTCCCAGTTAGAAAAGCAAGAAAGGAAACTGAACAATCAATTAGAAAAGCAAGATCAAATGCTGAACAATCAATGTGAGCCACAAAGTAAAATTCTTGAGCAAAAGAAGTGTCCGCTAGCGGACACGGTTAGATCAACCCAAGCAGTTTTACGATCTACAAGAAGGCAGGTATTTCACCGAGATGCAAATCGGTGTAGCTACATTTATCCTACAACAATGAAAAGATGCGCTTCTAGATCTAGGCTTGAAGTTGATCACATCGCGCCAAGGGCTCTTGGGGGCTCAAACGATTTGAGTAATTTAAGGCTCCTATGTCGGGTTCATAACATTCATGCTGCTGTGACAGTTTTTGGTCTAGGTCACATGGATAAATTCATTAATTAG
- a CDS encoding NifU family protein, which translates to MDLLTQAKEFIDREVRPMIQGDGGDIEVVELTPENVLKVRLQGSCVNCASASMTLAFGVEERIKEYLPEITGVEQVS; encoded by the coding sequence ATGGATTTACTCACTCAGGCCAAAGAATTTATCGACCGTGAAGTGCGCCCCATGATTCAGGGTGATGGGGGTGATATTGAAGTTGTTGAACTAACACCAGAGAATGTTTTAAAAGTACGCCTTCAAGGGTCTTGCGTAAATTGCGCATCAGCATCGATGACTTTAGCTTTTGGTGTTGAAGAGCGTATTAAAGAATATCTTCCCGAAATCACAGGTGTTGAGCAAGTCTCTTAA
- a CDS encoding (2Fe-2S)-binding protein yields MGKNKKQPKLIVCFCNNVPKDVIEDAIKSGAQTLNEIYDKTTAGVGPCGGSCRRRIAPMLEKYIETGKFDEELPQPVPLIKKN; encoded by the coding sequence GTGGGAAAAAACAAAAAACAACCAAAACTAATTGTCTGCTTTTGTAATAATGTTCCTAAAGATGTGATCGAGGATGCCATTAAATCAGGTGCTCAAACGTTAAATGAAATTTATGATAAAACAACAGCCGGCGTTGGCCCCTGTGGCGGCAGTTGCAGAAGACGTATTGCTCCGATGCTTGAAAAATATATTGAAACCGGAAAGTTTGACGAAGAATTACCCCAACCAGTACCGCTCATCAAAAAAAACTAA
- a CDS encoding bifunctional oligoribonuclease/PAP phosphatase NrnA, whose translation MHPFFEVIKNANSIVLSTHTQPDGDGLGSQVALFWALKKAGKKVRILNVDDTPKKYNFLDPHKNIETFNHLKTPLEKTDVALIFDTNDPELLLGLWDELQTKCKKVLIVDHHPPLERYPLQGDEHFIDTNSSSTGQIAFSIIKTMNIALDAQIALPLYASIVFDTNYFRYIRGDSTPHLIAAELLRHNIEPQQVHRHLFGNHTPNKLKFLSQVLGAVEYECEGRLACVRVRKDDMNALGLEMDDTRDIIDMVINVESIEAAVLFREEAKDHFKVSFRSKGLFGVSDLAQSLGGGGHQFSSGAYAQSTYPDLKSKVLKGFEKLFTELEKKAVSG comes from the coding sequence ATGCATCCATTTTTTGAAGTCATAAAAAATGCAAATTCTATTGTCTTAAGCACACACACCCAACCCGATGGTGATGGCTTAGGTTCACAGGTAGCACTTTTTTGGGCTCTCAAAAAAGCTGGTAAAAAAGTTCGTATTTTAAACGTTGATGACACACCAAAAAAATATAACTTTTTAGATCCACATAAAAATATTGAGACCTTTAATCACCTCAAAACTCCACTTGAAAAAACAGATGTGGCCTTAATCTTTGATACAAATGACCCTGAATTGCTCTTGGGCTTATGGGATGAATTGCAAACTAAATGCAAAAAAGTTCTTATAGTTGATCACCACCCGCCACTTGAACGTTATCCACTTCAAGGTGACGAACATTTTATTGATACTAACTCTAGCTCCACAGGGCAAATTGCTTTTAGCATTATTAAAACAATGAACATTGCTCTTGATGCACAAATTGCCTTACCGCTTTATGCGAGTATCGTCTTTGATACAAATTACTTCAGATACATTCGGGGCGATTCCACACCTCATTTGATCGCAGCTGAACTATTAAGACATAATATCGAGCCACAACAAGTGCATCGTCATTTATTTGGAAATCACACACCTAATAAGTTGAAGTTTTTATCTCAAGTATTAGGTGCGGTAGAGTATGAATGCGAAGGTCGCCTTGCGTGTGTACGTGTTCGTAAAGATGACATGAATGCATTGGGTCTTGAGATGGATGACACTCGAGACATCATTGATATGGTCATCAATGTTGAATCAATTGAAGCAGCCGTTTTATTTAGAGAAGAAGCTAAAGATCATTTTAAAGTTAGCTTTAGGAGCAAAGGACTTTTTGGTGTTAGCGATTTAGCCCAAAGCTTAGGTGGCGGTGGACATCAATTTTCATCTGGAGCATACGCTCAATCTACTTACCCAGATTTGAAGTCAAAAGTACTCAAAGGTTTTGAAAAACTTTTCACTGAACTAGAAAAGAAAGCAGTTTCTGGTTAG
- a CDS encoding TlpA disulfide reductase family protein, which yields MKTWLIILGLIFPSMLIAGEALKLQQDFPQFDLKIIGSKQKVSLTKLKGKVVIVNFWASWCEPCKKELPLFNKIHHELSKQGLVIIAVNEDDEESVAIEFLKTMPLDYQSVHDIASNGQKLAEMCNLMAVPSTFLMNRQGKIAAIYNGFGPGDEKKIRKKIKELL from the coding sequence ATGAAAACATGGCTCATAATTCTTGGTCTGATTTTTCCTTCAATGCTTATTGCTGGTGAAGCTTTAAAGTTGCAGCAAGACTTTCCGCAATTTGATTTAAAAATCATAGGTAGTAAGCAAAAAGTGAGTTTGACAAAACTCAAAGGCAAAGTAGTAATCGTTAATTTTTGGGCCAGCTGGTGTGAGCCCTGTAAGAAAGAACTTCCACTGTTTAATAAAATTCATCATGAATTATCAAAACAGGGGCTAGTCATTATTGCTGTAAATGAAGACGACGAGGAGTCAGTGGCAATAGAGTTTCTTAAAACAATGCCCCTAGATTATCAGTCAGTGCATGACATTGCGAGTAATGGTCAAAAACTTGCTGAGATGTGTAATCTTATGGCAGTGCCGTCTACTTTCTTGATGAATCGACAGGGTAAAATTGCAGCAATTTATAATGGTTTTGGACCCGGTGATGAGAAAAAAATTAGAAAAAAGATTAAAGAACTTCTCTAA
- the greA gene encoding transcription elongation factor GreA yields the protein MSEDTVPMTVKGKKKLEEDLKLYMSVERPNVIKAIEEARGHGDLSENAEYNAAKERQSYVEARIADINNKLSRAQVVDPSKLKSDKIVFGATVVLEDINENGKAKKVTYQIVGVDEADAQAGRLSIASPIARALIGKAEGEIVSVTTPSGIKEFEVVEFSFE from the coding sequence GTGAGTGAAGATACAGTACCCATGACGGTTAAAGGCAAAAAGAAACTTGAAGAAGATTTGAAGCTCTACATGTCTGTTGAACGGCCTAATGTGATTAAAGCCATTGAAGAAGCTCGTGGGCATGGTGATCTAAGCGAAAATGCTGAGTACAATGCTGCAAAAGAACGACAGTCCTATGTGGAAGCACGCATCGCCGACATCAATAACAAACTCTCACGTGCTCAGGTAGTAGACCCTTCAAAATTAAAAAGTGATAAAATAGTATTCGGCGCAACAGTTGTGCTCGAAGACATCAATGAAAATGGAAAAGCTAAAAAAGTAACTTACCAAATAGTTGGTGTTGATGAAGCCGATGCTCAAGCGGGTAGACTCTCTATTGCCTCACCCATTGCTCGTGCCCTCATTGGCAAGGCTGAAGGTGAGATTGTGTCAGTTACTACTCCCAGTGGAATCAAAGAATTCGAAGTTGTTGAATTTAGTTTTGAGTAA
- a CDS encoding group 1 truncated hemoglobin has protein sequence MVKKLTQLYVDASGETGIEKILIRFYEKMAKDIMLGFFFDNKNLNHIIQQQKTFLLRAMGKNYQYFGKSPTTAHLEMPPILKGHFDRRVVLLRETLTEVGMREESIQTWIEFEENFRNAIVKEEGPIKK, from the coding sequence ATGGTTAAAAAACTTACTCAACTCTATGTTGATGCCAGTGGAGAGACTGGTATTGAGAAAATCCTCATTCGTTTTTATGAGAAAATGGCAAAAGATATAATGCTAGGATTTTTTTTCGATAATAAGAATCTCAACCACATCATACAACAACAAAAAACGTTTCTTCTACGTGCTATGGGTAAAAACTATCAGTATTTTGGAAAATCCCCAACTACTGCTCATTTAGAAATGCCTCCGATTTTAAAAGGTCATTTTGATAGGCGTGTTGTTTTGTTGCGTGAGACTCTGACTGAGGTAGGTATGCGTGAGGAGAGTATTCAAACATGGATTGAGTTTGAAGAAAATTTTAGAAATGCGATTGTAAAAGAAGAAGGTCCTATTAAAAAATAA
- a CDS encoding SRPBCC domain-containing protein, which translates to MGLWKTYWITMALRQVWTDIEINSTPEKVWEVLIDFSKFNQWNPLFNFIEGDPSKHGSPLREHIFLFGRGGPMVKWRSKVMIYNPPYEFAWRGHVWFRQFGLGEHHYQIIPLGENKVRFVHWELFFGFFPTLFFKYFMKKKTTLLFHQMNLAIKNRVENLI; encoded by the coding sequence TTGGGCCTATGGAAAACTTATTGGATCACCATGGCACTCAGACAAGTTTGGACTGATATTGAAATCAATAGTACTCCCGAAAAAGTTTGGGAAGTGCTCATTGATTTTTCTAAATTTAATCAGTGGAACCCACTTTTTAATTTTATTGAAGGTGACCCTTCTAAACATGGTTCTCCCTTAAGAGAACATATTTTTTTATTTGGAAGAGGTGGCCCTATGGTGAAGTGGCGATCAAAAGTTATGATTTATAATCCGCCCTATGAATTTGCTTGGCGCGGGCATGTTTGGTTTAGACAATTTGGTTTAGGTGAACATCATTATCAAATTATTCCACTAGGTGAGAACAAAGTACGCTTTGTGCACTGGGAATTGTTTTTTGGATTTTTTCCGACACTATTTTTTAAATATTTTATGAAGAAAAAAACAACGTTACTTTTTCATCAAATGAATCTTGCGATTAAAAACAGAGTGGAGAATCTAATTTGA
- the proB gene encoding glutamate 5-kinase, translating to MRRWVIKAGSQIVCDGGPVLLRSWMQQLLTLRRQHQIEVIWVTSGAIASAVERTEFSKTRADWSLFEKQALSAIGQPMLMDLYNIALNATGLVGAQVLLTYKDLSDPKRRLNFKHTVEQLMKWKVVPIINENDAVATDEIKFGDNDSLSAKVAAVTGAERLIILTDVEGLYDMDPMKYKNAKLIETLNSVSSKLLKEVGLSSKSSRGTGGMFSKLKAAKEAGSKGITTQLIKGDLQAGLTRIAQGENVGTVISRSK from the coding sequence ATGCGTCGATGGGTGATCAAAGCTGGAAGTCAAATTGTCTGTGATGGTGGCCCTGTTTTGCTAAGGTCTTGGATGCAACAACTCTTAACACTTAGGCGTCAACATCAAATCGAAGTAATTTGGGTGACATCAGGTGCAATCGCTTCAGCAGTTGAACGAACTGAATTTAGTAAAACAAGAGCTGACTGGTCGTTGTTTGAAAAACAAGCACTCAGTGCCATTGGACAGCCGATGTTAATGGATCTCTACAACATTGCACTCAATGCAACGGGTCTTGTGGGCGCTCAAGTTTTACTAACATATAAAGATTTGTCAGATCCAAAAAGACGACTTAATTTTAAACATACAGTTGAACAGCTGATGAAGTGGAAAGTTGTCCCCATCATAAATGAAAATGATGCTGTAGCTACTGATGAAATAAAATTTGGTGATAATGATTCTTTGTCCGCAAAAGTTGCTGCCGTGACAGGTGCCGAGCGTCTTATTATTTTGACAGATGTTGAAGGTCTTTATGACATGGATCCCATGAAATACAAAAATGCTAAACTTATAGAAACACTTAATAGCGTTTCGTCAAAACTTCTTAAAGAAGTGGGATTATCTTCTAAATCAAGTCGTGGTACGGGCGGGATGTTCTCAAAACTTAAAGCTGCAAAAGAAGCGGGTAGTAAAGGAATCACCACCCAGCTTATCAAAGGTGATTTGCAAGCAGGACTCACTCGAATCGCTCAGGGTGAAAATGTAGGAACTGTAATTTCAAGGAGTAAATAA
- a CDS encoding glutamate-5-semialdehyde dehydrogenase has product MGQINKTHFKHLSSAKAGAKELRSATTDRKNQVLLSLIDLIQERQGEILKANSLDLKRLPKKTEAAFRDRLLLNKERIDNICASLQQVIQLTDPVGEELDSRTLENDLILRRIRSPLGVIFMIFESRPNVAIEAFSLALKSGNVLILRGGKESMKTTSTLYEIIGESLMLHGFSPSCFWGITDPDRKVVKTLLKQRQWIDVVVPRGGESLIEFVVSNSEIPIIKNDRGLCHVYIHEDADFDMALDIVTNSKIHRPGVCNSMETLLVHEKIAKEFLLALYDKIAASGVDWYACVKSAQILKGKRHVTRAREKSWDTEYLDLKMNCRVVKSFGVAVEHIDLHGSKHSEAIVTKSESIARKFQSEVDAAAVYWNASTRFTDGFEFGLGGELGISTQKLHVRGPVGLRELTSARWIIDGKGQVRE; this is encoded by the coding sequence ATGGGGCAAATTAATAAAACCCACTTTAAGCATTTGAGTTCGGCAAAAGCAGGCGCAAAAGAATTAAGAAGTGCGACCACAGATCGAAAAAATCAGGTGTTACTTTCATTAATTGATCTTATTCAAGAGCGACAAGGTGAAATCTTAAAAGCAAATAGTCTTGATCTTAAGCGCTTACCCAAAAAAACAGAAGCTGCATTTCGAGATCGCCTACTTCTTAATAAAGAACGAATAGATAATATCTGTGCGAGTCTTCAGCAAGTGATTCAGCTGACTGACCCCGTAGGTGAAGAGCTTGATAGTCGTACATTGGAGAATGATTTAATTCTAAGGCGCATTCGATCACCCTTAGGTGTTATCTTTATGATTTTTGAATCACGCCCAAATGTCGCAATCGAGGCATTTTCACTGGCATTGAAGTCCGGCAATGTATTAATTTTGCGCGGCGGAAAAGAATCAATGAAAACCACAAGCACACTTTATGAAATCATAGGAGAATCTTTGATGCTCCATGGTTTTTCTCCGAGTTGTTTTTGGGGGATTACGGATCCTGATCGAAAAGTCGTTAAAACACTTTTAAAACAAAGACAATGGATTGACGTAGTGGTTCCTCGAGGTGGTGAAAGTCTCATTGAATTTGTTGTGAGCAATTCTGAAATTCCGATTATTAAAAATGATCGCGGCCTATGCCATGTTTATATTCATGAAGATGCTGATTTTGATATGGCTTTAGATATCGTTACAAATTCAAAAATTCATAGACCCGGAGTGTGTAATTCAATGGAAACACTTTTGGTACATGAAAAAATAGCTAAAGAATTTCTGCTAGCACTTTATGATAAAATCGCAGCCTCTGGTGTAGATTGGTATGCTTGTGTGAAAAGTGCGCAGATTTTAAAGGGCAAGCGCCATGTAACTCGGGCGAGAGAAAAAAGTTGGGATACTGAATACCTTGATTTAAAAATGAATTGTCGCGTGGTGAAATCATTTGGTGTGGCTGTTGAACATATTGATTTACATGGTTCTAAACATTCTGAAGCAATCGTAACAAAGTCAGAATCTATAGCGCGCAAATTTCAATCAGAAGTTGATGCGGCTGCAGTATATTGGAATGCCTCCACTCGGTTTACTGACGGCTTCGAATTTGGTCTGGGTGGAGAACTTGGAATTAGCACGCAAAAATTGCATGTTCGTGGCCCCGTGGGGCTTCGTGAACTCACAAGTGCTCGTTGGATTATCGATGGTAAGGGTCAAGTCAGAGAGTAG
- a CDS encoding ABC-F family ATP-binding cassette domain-containing protein encodes MIHLSNVTKQYGDRILYRDGSFQIRPNDKIGLVGPNGAGKTTIFRVIMGEESVDSGHVNIPDKLVIGYFSQDVGDMKGRSALEEVEAGAGRVSTLAAQIAEMELRLQETAEKPLSEQDMATLLDKYGEAQLEFEARGGYDLNARAKTILTGLGIGPDDFNRSVESFSGGWKMRIALAKILALNPDVLLMDEPTNHLDLESIIWLEEWLRNFKGALVMTSHDREFLNRLVNRIVEIANKSITSFTGNYAFYEKERGIRKDQLLASHKKQQDMLAKEEEFIARFAARASHAAQVQSRVKKIDKIDRIEIPPEEQAMYFDFPQAPRSGNEAVKIESLSKTYTQEDAKKKTVFTNLTGMVRRLDKIAVVGVNGAGKSTLLKTIVGQTDPTEGKVTIGANIKLGYFSQHSLDVLNPKNTIFEEVQNRIPNSTIGSIRSLLGCFLFSGDDADKKISVLSGGEKSRVVLATILATPVNFLILDEPTNHLDIRSREVLLEALKKFEGTIMFVSHDRHFLRTLSNRVFFIDHGNLKVFESGFEYYEPELLKMGLLGEPS; translated from the coding sequence ATGATTCATTTAAGCAATGTTACAAAACAGTACGGCGATAGAATTCTTTACCGCGACGGTAGTTTTCAAATTCGACCCAATGATAAAATCGGCCTCGTTGGCCCAAATGGTGCTGGGAAAACTACGATTTTTCGCGTCATTATGGGTGAAGAAAGTGTCGACAGTGGGCATGTGAATATTCCCGATAAACTCGTCATTGGCTATTTTTCTCAAGATGTAGGTGACATGAAGGGGCGCTCAGCCCTTGAAGAAGTAGAAGCAGGTGCAGGGCGCGTATCAACATTAGCCGCTCAAATTGCTGAAATGGAACTTCGACTTCAAGAAACTGCAGAAAAACCACTCTCTGAACAAGACATGGCCACACTTCTTGATAAGTATGGTGAAGCCCAACTCGAGTTTGAAGCGCGCGGTGGGTATGATCTTAATGCGCGTGCAAAAACAATTTTAACTGGTCTTGGAATTGGGCCAGATGATTTCAATCGCTCCGTTGAGAGTTTTAGTGGTGGTTGGAAAATGCGTATCGCATTAGCTAAAATTTTAGCTCTGAATCCTGATGTACTTTTGATGGACGAGCCCACTAACCATTTAGATTTAGAATCAATCATTTGGCTTGAAGAATGGTTACGAAATTTTAAAGGTGCTCTCGTTATGACAAGTCATGACCGTGAGTTTTTAAACCGATTAGTGAATCGAATTGTTGAAATCGCAAATAAAAGCATTACCTCATTTACAGGTAATTATGCATTTTATGAAAAAGAACGGGGCATTAGAAAAGATCAACTCCTGGCTTCACATAAAAAACAACAAGACATGCTCGCAAAAGAAGAAGAATTCATAGCAAGATTTGCAGCAAGGGCATCTCATGCAGCTCAAGTGCAATCACGAGTTAAAAAAATTGATAAAATCGATCGCATAGAAATTCCACCTGAAGAACAAGCAATGTATTTTGATTTTCCTCAAGCCCCTCGCAGTGGTAATGAGGCCGTTAAAATTGAGAGTTTATCAAAAACATACACCCAAGAAGATGCTAAGAAAAAAACCGTTTTTACTAATCTCACTGGAATGGTGCGGCGTCTTGACAAGATAGCTGTCGTTGGTGTTAACGGCGCGGGCAAATCGACACTTCTTAAAACTATTGTGGGTCAAACAGATCCAACTGAGGGTAAGGTTACCATCGGTGCGAATATAAAACTGGGTTATTTCAGTCAGCATTCTTTAGACGTATTAAATCCGAAAAATACTATTTTTGAAGAAGTTCAAAACCGAATTCCAAATTCAACAATTGGCAGTATTCGAAGTTTACTTGGTTGTTTTTTATTTAGCGGTGATGATGCCGATAAAAAAATCTCAGTACTTTCTGGTGGAGAAAAAAGTCGGGTTGTTTTAGCTACAATTTTAGCCACACCTGTTAATTTTCTGATTCTTGATGAACCTACAAACCATCTTGATATTCGTTCTCGCGAAGTATTGCTTGAGGCCTTGAAAAAATTTGAAGGCACAATCATGTTTGTTAGCCATGATCGTCATTTTTTAAGAACACTCTCTAACCGCGTATTTTTTATCGACCATGGAAATCTAAAAGTTTTTGAAAGTGGTTTTGAGTATTATGAACCTGAGCTTTTAAAAATGGGACTTTTGGGAGAACCGTCATAA
- a CDS encoding class I fructose-bisphosphate aldolase: MTPRVKEILSWYGSDNPGVLANLTRLMNTGRIAGSGKLVILPVDQGFEHGPARSFAVNPSAYDPQYHFQLALESGCNAYAAPLGFIEAGAREFAGQIPLILKLNNSDVLYSSKEPKSAMTGSVDEALRLGCAGIGFTIYPGSAQRNDMYKEIAELTQEAKRKGLVVVVWSYPRGGGLSKEGETGIDVIAYGAHIAAQLGAHIVKVKPPTNHIEQAEAKKAYEKAQIPIATMSERIRHVVQSTFNGRRIVIFSGGLVKGDAELLEEVKGIAQGGAFGSIMGRNAFQRPKNDAIKLLNQVQDIFKSAERA; encoded by the coding sequence ATGACCCCTCGGGTAAAAGAGATTTTAAGCTGGTACGGTTCTGATAATCCAGGTGTACTTGCCAACCTCACACGACTCATGAATACAGGTCGAATCGCTGGTTCTGGAAAACTTGTCATTTTGCCAGTTGATCAAGGTTTTGAACATGGCCCTGCTAGATCTTTTGCAGTGAATCCTTCGGCATATGATCCTCAATATCATTTTCAATTAGCCCTTGAATCAGGGTGTAACGCATATGCAGCTCCACTTGGTTTTATAGAAGCGGGTGCTCGCGAATTTGCTGGTCAAATTCCTTTAATTTTAAAACTTAATAACTCTGATGTTTTGTATTCCTCTAAAGAACCAAAATCAGCCATGACGGGTTCAGTTGATGAAGCTCTTAGACTTGGTTGTGCAGGAATTGGTTTTACGATTTATCCGGGAAGTGCACAGCGTAATGACATGTACAAAGAAATTGCTGAACTTACTCAAGAAGCAAAACGTAAAGGTCTTGTGGTTGTCGTTTGGTCGTATCCTCGAGGTGGAGGCCTTAGTAAAGAAGGTGAAACGGGTATTGATGTTATTGCCTACGGTGCTCACATTGCGGCACAACTTGGTGCGCACATTGTTAAAGTAAAACCACCTACCAATCATATCGAGCAAGCAGAAGCAAAAAAAGCTTATGAAAAAGCACAAATTCCAATTGCTACAATGTCTGAGCGCATTCGTCATGTTGTTCAAAGTACTTTTAACGGCCGACGCATTGTAATTTTCTCAGGCGGATTAGTTAAAGGTGATGCTGAGCTTCTTGAAGAAGTAAAAGGAATTGCTCAAGGCGGCGCATTTGGAAGTATTATGGGGCGCAATGCTTTTCAGCGTCCTAAAAACGATGCCATTAAATTATTAAATCAAGTTCAAGATATTTTTAAATCTGCTGAGAGGGCTTGA
- the lysS gene encoding lysine--tRNA ligase, producing MDNTDNPIKAEKRRKLHEFKKAGIDPFPHNFERNSTILEVRSKFGHLKATEHTLEPVIRLAGRVMTVRLMGKAAFFNLQDQSGTMQVYLKLAELSAEDAKSFELLDLGDIVGVEGLMFGTKTGELTLSAKKFQMLCKTLEPLPDKHSGLADVEVKYRARYLDLITNPEARLVFETRSKIIREVRNFLDSRGFLEVETPVLQPIYGGAAAHPFKTHHRALDIPLFLKISPELYLKRLIVGGFEKVYDMSKNFRNEGIDRSHNPEFMMLEWYEAYTDYNYQMKQFEDLISTVALKVCGKTKVKYGEHEIELAPPWRRLTMHDAIKEYGKFDSSTLDDKALFEKAKSLGYDEEKMPARGVMICAIFELVAEKHLIQPTFIIDHPEEISPLTKSHRKTKGLVERFEPFIAGMEVGNAYTELNDPEEQRRRLQDQEKQRVIDDEAHPMDEDFLHSIDVGMPPTGGVGVGIERIVMILTGQLSIRDIILFPTMRPMNR from the coding sequence GTGGATAATACTGACAATCCAATTAAAGCTGAAAAACGACGAAAGCTTCACGAATTTAAAAAAGCGGGTATTGATCCGTTTCCTCATAATTTTGAACGAAACAGCACAATCTTAGAAGTGCGTTCAAAATTTGGTCATCTTAAAGCTACAGAACATACACTTGAGCCTGTGATTCGACTTGCGGGTCGAGTGATGACTGTTCGCTTGATGGGTAAGGCTGCATTTTTTAATCTGCAAGATCAATCAGGCACCATGCAAGTTTATCTTAAGTTAGCTGAACTATCTGCTGAGGACGCAAAAAGTTTTGAGCTGTTAGATCTTGGCGACATTGTTGGTGTTGAAGGTTTGATGTTTGGTACAAAAACCGGTGAACTCACTCTCAGTGCTAAGAAATTTCAAATGCTTTGTAAAACTCTTGAGCCATTACCAGATAAACATTCAGGTCTTGCTGACGTAGAGGTGAAATATCGTGCGCGCTACCTTGATCTAATTACTAACCCTGAAGCGCGTCTTGTTTTTGAAACGCGTTCAAAAATAATCAGAGAAGTAAGAAATTTTTTAGATTCTCGCGGATTTTTAGAAGTTGAAACTCCCGTGCTTCAACCTATCTATGGGGGAGCAGCAGCACATCCATTTAAAACTCATCACCGAGCACTCGATATACCTTTGTTTTTAAAAATTTCACCGGAGCTCTATCTTAAAAGACTTATCGTTGGTGGATTTGAAAAAGTTTATGACATGAGTAAAAATTTTAGAAACGAAGGAATTGATCGATCGCATAATCCTGAGTTTATGATGCTTGAGTGGTATGAGGCCTATACTGATTATAATTATCAAATGAAACAATTTGAAGATTTAATCTCAACAGTAGCTCTAAAAGTTTGTGGCAAAACTAAAGTAAAATATGGTGAGCATGAAATTGAGCTAGCCCCACCATGGCGTAGACTCACCATGCATGATGCCATTAAAGAGTATGGAAAATTTGATTCATCAACACTTGATGACAAAGCTCTTTTTGAAAAAGCAAAATCATTAGGTTATGACGAAGAAAAAATGCCAGCTCGTGGTGTAATGATTTGTGCTATTTTTGAATTAGTAGCAGAGAAGCATTTAATTCAGCCCACGTTTATTATCGACCATCCTGAAGAAATTTCGCCACTCACAAAAAGTCATCGTAAAACAAAAGGTTTGGTTGAGCGTTTTGAGCCCTTTATTGCAGGGATGGAAGTAGGTAACGCTTATACAGAGCTTAATGACCCAGAAGAGCAAAGACGTCGACTTCAAGATCAAGAAAAACAAAGAGTCATTGATGATGAAGCGCACCCTATGGATGAAGATTTTTTGCATTCTATCGATGTCGGTATGCCACCAACGGGTGGTGTCGGAGTTGGAATTGAGAGAATTGTGATGATTCTCACGGGGCAACTTTCTATACGAGATATTATTTTGTTCCCTACCATGAGACCTATGAATCGATGA